One window from the genome of Choloepus didactylus isolate mChoDid1 chromosome 2, mChoDid1.pri, whole genome shotgun sequence encodes:
- the LCK gene encoding tyrosine-protein kinase Lck isoform X1 has translation MGCSCSSNHEDDWMENIDVCENCHYPIVPLDGKATLPIWNGSEVRDPLVTYEGSIPPASPLQDNLVIALHSYEPSHDGDLGFEKGEQLRILEQTGEWWKAQSLTTGQEGFIPFNFVAKANSLEPEPWFFKNLSRKDAERQLLAPGNTHGSFLIRESESTAGSFSLSVRDFDQNQGEVVKHYKIRNLDNGGFYISPRITFPGLHELVRHYTNASDGLCTRLSRPCQTQKPQKPWWEDEWEVPRETLKLVERLGAGQFGEVWMGYYNGHTKVAVKSLKQGSMSPDAFLAEANLMKQLQHQRLVRLYAVVTQEPIYIITEYMENGSLVDFLKTPQGIKLTINKLLDMAAQIAEGMAFIEEKNYIHRDLRAANILVSDTLSCKIADFGLARLIEDNEYTAREGAKFPIKWTAPEAINYGTFTIKSDVWSFGILLTEIVTHGRIPYPGMTNPEVIQNLERGYRMVQPDNCPEELYSLMMLCWKERPEDRPTFDYLRSVLEDFFTATEGQYQPQP, from the exons ATGGGCTGTAGCTGCAGCTCAAACCATGAAGATGACTGGATGGAAAACATTGATGTGTGTGAGAATTGCCATTACCCCATAGTCCCGCTGGATGGCAAGGCCACG CTACCCATCTGGAATGGTTCTGAGGTGCGGGACCCACTGGTCACCTACGAGGGCTCAATTCCACCGGCCTCCCCACTGCAAG ACAACCTGGTTATCGCCCTGCACAGCTATGAGCCCTCTCACGATGGAGACCTGGGCTTCGAGAAGGGCGAACAGCTCCGCATCCTGGAGCA GACCGGCGAGTGGTGGAAGGCGCAGTCCCTGACCACCGGCCAGGAAGGCTTCATCCCCTTCAACTTCGTGGCCAAAGCGAATAGCCTGGAGCCCGAACC TTGGTTCTTCAAGAACCTGAGCCGCAAAGACGCAGAGCGGCAGCTCCTGGCGCCCGGGAACACACACGGCTCTTTCCTGATCCGGGAGAGCGAGAGCACCGCGG gaTCGTTTTCACTGTCGGTCCGGGACTTCGACCAGAACCAGGGAGAGGTGGTTAAACATTACAAGATCCGTAACCTGGACAACGGAGGCTTCTACATCTCCCCTCGCATCACTTTCCCCGGACTGCATGAACTAGTCCGCCATTACACCA ATGCCTCCGACGGGCTGTGCACGAGGTTGAGCCGTCCCTGCCAGACCCAAAAGCCCCAAAAGCCGTGGTGGGAGGACGAGTGGGAGGTTCCCAGGGAGACGTTGAAGCTGGTGGAGCGTCTGGGGGCTGGCCAGTTCGGGGAGGTGTGGATGG ggtACTACAACGGGCACACGAAGGTGGCGGTGAAGAGCCTGAAGCAAGGCAGCATGTCGCCCGACGCCTTCCTGGCCGAGGCCAACCTCATGAAGCAGCTGCAACACCAGCGGCTGGTCCGGCTCTACGCGGTGGTCACGCAGGAGCCCATTTACATCATCACGGAATACATGGAGAACG GGAGTCTGGTGGACTTCCTCAAAACTCCCCAAGGCATCAAGCTGACCATCAACAAGCTCTTGGACATGGCAGCCCAG ATTGCTGAGGGCATGGCGTTCATCGAGGAGAAGAATTATATCCACCGTGACCTGCGGGCTGCCAACATCCTGGTGTCTGACACTCTGAGCTGCAAGATCGCAGACTTTGGCCTAGCACGCCTCATTGAGGACAATGAGTACACAGCCAGAGAGG GAGCCAAGTTTCCCATCAAGTGGACAGCACCAGAAGCCATAAACTATGGGACATTCACCATCAAGTCAGATGTATGGTCTTTTGGAATCCTGCTGACAGAGATTGTCACCCATGGCCGCATCCCCTACCCAG GGATGACCAATCCCGAGGTGATTCAGAACCTGGAGCGAGGCTACCGCATGGTGCAGCCTGACAACTGTCCAGAGGAGCTGTACAGCCTCATGATGCTGTGCTGGAAGGAGCGCCCAGAGGATCGGCCCACCTTTGACTACCTGCGCAGTGTGCTGGAGGACTTCTTCACGGCCACGGAGGGCCAGTACCAGCCCCAGCCTTGA
- the LCK gene encoding tyrosine-protein kinase Lck isoform X2: MGCSCSSNHEDDWMENIDVCENCHYPIVPLDGKATLPIWNGSEVRDPLVTYEGSIPPASPLQDNLVIALHSYEPSHDGDLGFEKGEQLRILEQTGEWWKAQSLTTGQEGFIPFNFVAKANSLEPEPWFFKNLSRKDAERQLLAPGNTHGSFLIRESESTAGSFSLSVRDFDQNQGEVVKHYKIRNLDNGGFYISPRITFPGLHELVRHYTRYYNGHTKVAVKSLKQGSMSPDAFLAEANLMKQLQHQRLVRLYAVVTQEPIYIITEYMENGSLVDFLKTPQGIKLTINKLLDMAAQIAEGMAFIEEKNYIHRDLRAANILVSDTLSCKIADFGLARLIEDNEYTAREGAKFPIKWTAPEAINYGTFTIKSDVWSFGILLTEIVTHGRIPYPGMTNPEVIQNLERGYRMVQPDNCPEELYSLMMLCWKERPEDRPTFDYLRSVLEDFFTATEGQYQPQP, from the exons ATGGGCTGTAGCTGCAGCTCAAACCATGAAGATGACTGGATGGAAAACATTGATGTGTGTGAGAATTGCCATTACCCCATAGTCCCGCTGGATGGCAAGGCCACG CTACCCATCTGGAATGGTTCTGAGGTGCGGGACCCACTGGTCACCTACGAGGGCTCAATTCCACCGGCCTCCCCACTGCAAG ACAACCTGGTTATCGCCCTGCACAGCTATGAGCCCTCTCACGATGGAGACCTGGGCTTCGAGAAGGGCGAACAGCTCCGCATCCTGGAGCA GACCGGCGAGTGGTGGAAGGCGCAGTCCCTGACCACCGGCCAGGAAGGCTTCATCCCCTTCAACTTCGTGGCCAAAGCGAATAGCCTGGAGCCCGAACC TTGGTTCTTCAAGAACCTGAGCCGCAAAGACGCAGAGCGGCAGCTCCTGGCGCCCGGGAACACACACGGCTCTTTCCTGATCCGGGAGAGCGAGAGCACCGCGG gaTCGTTTTCACTGTCGGTCCGGGACTTCGACCAGAACCAGGGAGAGGTGGTTAAACATTACAAGATCCGTAACCTGGACAACGGAGGCTTCTACATCTCCCCTCGCATCACTTTCCCCGGACTGCATGAACTAGTCCGCCATTACACCA ggtACTACAACGGGCACACGAAGGTGGCGGTGAAGAGCCTGAAGCAAGGCAGCATGTCGCCCGACGCCTTCCTGGCCGAGGCCAACCTCATGAAGCAGCTGCAACACCAGCGGCTGGTCCGGCTCTACGCGGTGGTCACGCAGGAGCCCATTTACATCATCACGGAATACATGGAGAACG GGAGTCTGGTGGACTTCCTCAAAACTCCCCAAGGCATCAAGCTGACCATCAACAAGCTCTTGGACATGGCAGCCCAG ATTGCTGAGGGCATGGCGTTCATCGAGGAGAAGAATTATATCCACCGTGACCTGCGGGCTGCCAACATCCTGGTGTCTGACACTCTGAGCTGCAAGATCGCAGACTTTGGCCTAGCACGCCTCATTGAGGACAATGAGTACACAGCCAGAGAGG GAGCCAAGTTTCCCATCAAGTGGACAGCACCAGAAGCCATAAACTATGGGACATTCACCATCAAGTCAGATGTATGGTCTTTTGGAATCCTGCTGACAGAGATTGTCACCCATGGCCGCATCCCCTACCCAG GGATGACCAATCCCGAGGTGATTCAGAACCTGGAGCGAGGCTACCGCATGGTGCAGCCTGACAACTGTCCAGAGGAGCTGTACAGCCTCATGATGCTGTGCTGGAAGGAGCGCCCAGAGGATCGGCCCACCTTTGACTACCTGCGCAGTGTGCTGGAGGACTTCTTCACGGCCACGGAGGGCCAGTACCAGCCCCAGCCTTGA
- the FAM167B gene encoding protein FAM167B, with the protein MSLGSLKFQAVGEVDEKEESLDSVKALTAKLQLQTRRPSYLEWTARVQSQAWHRAQAGPGPGGSGAICGFDSMDSALEWLRRELREMQAQDRQLAGQLLRLRAQLHRLKVDQACHLHQELLDEAELELELEPGACLALAPLLRHLGLTRMNISARRFTLC; encoded by the exons ATGTCCCTGGGGTCATTGAAATTCCAGGCAGTGGGCGAAGTGGACGAGAAAGAGGAGAGCCTGGACTCTGTGAAGGCACTAACGGCGAAGCTGCAGCTGCAGACACGGAGGCCCTCCTACCTGGAGTGGACGGCCCGGGTCCAGAGCCAGGCCTGGCACAGGGCCCAAgccgggcctgggccggggggaTCTGGGGCCATCTGCGGCTTTGACTCAATGGACTCCGCTCTTGAGTGGCTCCGTCGGGAGCTG AGGGAGATGCAGGCTCAGGACCGGCAGCTGGCGGGGCAGCTACTGCGGCTGCGGGCTCAGCTGCACCGGCTGAAGGTGGACCAGGCCTGTCACCTGCACCAGGAGCTGCTGGACGAGGccgagctggagctggagctggagccagGGGCCTGCCTTGCCCTGGCCCCCCTGCTGCGGCACCTCGGCCTCACGCGCATGAACATCAGCGCCCGTCGCTTCACCCTCTGCTGA